The Leadbettera azotonutricia ZAS-9 genome has a window encoding:
- a CDS encoding tRNA 2-thiocytidine biosynthesis TtcA family protein, whose product MSHRFLRRAGAQEIVQKLTAKAILERKLIEEGDRILIAVSGGKDSTVLAWALSSLRPLLKINYDLAGFHISSDFCACCKKSILSQRLEEWGVPFTDLSVPIIGRLKPGRKMNCYWCSTQRRTELLRYAMEHGFNKIALGHHLDDIIETFFMNMADKGTLLAMPMLLRYRKYPVSLIRPLGYVEEQQIIACAEEKEILKAACTCPFGINSKRRDIRKRIADFTNNSSAVKRRIIMALSQGSNDLLAESAGEKGKI is encoded by the coding sequence GTGAGCCACCGCTTTTTGCGCAGGGCCGGGGCCCAGGAAATAGTACAAAAACTAACTGCCAAGGCCATACTTGAACGGAAACTCATTGAGGAAGGGGATCGCATACTCATTGCGGTTTCTGGGGGCAAGGATTCCACCGTTCTCGCCTGGGCGCTTTCGAGCCTGCGGCCCCTGCTGAAAATAAACTATGATCTTGCGGGCTTTCACATCTCAAGCGATTTCTGCGCATGCTGCAAAAAATCCATACTGAGCCAAAGGCTTGAAGAATGGGGCGTGCCTTTTACGGATCTTTCAGTTCCCATCATAGGCAGGCTTAAGCCCGGCCGCAAAATGAATTGTTACTGGTGCTCTACCCAGCGGCGCACAGAGCTTCTGCGATATGCCATGGAACATGGCTTCAATAAGATTGCCCTGGGCCACCACCTGGACGATATAATTGAAACATTTTTTATGAACATGGCAGACAAAGGCACGCTCCTGGCCATGCCCATGCTCCTCCGTTACCGCAAATATCCTGTAAGCCTTATACGGCCTCTGGGCTATGTGGAAGAACAGCAAATAATAGCATGCGCCGAGGAAAAGGAAATTCTCAAAGCAGCCTGCACCTGCCCTTTCGGCATCAATTCCAAACGCAGGGACATACGGAAGCGCATTGCGGATTTTACAAATAATTCAAGCGCGGTAAAGCGCAGGATCATTATGGCCCTATCTCAAGGCAGTAACGATCTACTGGCAGAATCCGCTGGCGAAAAAGGAAAAATATAG
- a CDS encoding ATP-binding protein — MFEHEPIFGKNVIETLSEGMYDNPMFLFREYVQNSTDAIDASIRQGTLKKGEGQIEITIDIDKRLLSFEDNGIGIAHNNVSKMLANIGDSQKDRNTDKGFRGIGRLGGLGYCQKVRFETSSKGEPIKSILEWDARNLHEILADKNEKINAGQLIKRITSTWEEKCPTESHFFIVSLINVNESSDELLDVEEVAKYLQMVAPVPFDYAKFPFIEKIEKFIRDEKLPSLHEYRLNINSDEIRKGYETPLAIDDNKTIDILDIVCRKVISGGETIGWYWFCISKFEGVLPKKCWQRNIRLRKANIQIGEADCLSNHPKRGQALWKEDRGNNYFLGEIHALDDNLIPNSRRDYFNQDMPCRRFEIALQSEFSGLYQLYHDASTVRSAYNLMRGASVAQKEYEIKEKKGDFFDSQERNKAQIKVQTALEKAEEAKKTIEKFQIKLNSGEKDAEPLAQVVDVYRNETREDRIHAFDPPARPKKGYTKDEIKKNVKDVLDTVFEVLNKMLPEDEAAPIREAIIKKVIGK; from the coding sequence ATGTTTGAACATGAGCCTATATTTGGAAAAAACGTTATAGAAACTCTTTCTGAGGGAATGTATGATAACCCGATGTTTCTTTTTAGAGAATATGTACAAAATTCAACAGATGCTATAGATGCTTCTATTCGACAGGGTACTCTGAAAAAAGGCGAAGGGCAAATTGAAATCACCATTGATATTGATAAACGTTTATTGTCTTTTGAAGATAATGGAATCGGTATAGCTCATAATAATGTTTCGAAAATGCTGGCAAATATCGGAGATTCACAAAAGGATCGTAATACAGATAAGGGATTTAGAGGAATTGGGCGGCTTGGCGGTTTAGGATACTGCCAAAAAGTACGCTTCGAGACTTCATCTAAAGGTGAACCAATAAAAAGCATTCTGGAATGGGATGCCCGAAATTTGCATGAGATTTTGGCGGATAAAAATGAAAAAATTAATGCAGGGCAGCTTATAAAACGTATTACCAGCACATGGGAAGAAAAATGCCCTACTGAATCCCATTTTTTCATTGTTTCATTGATAAATGTTAATGAAAGCAGTGATGAATTATTGGATGTTGAGGAAGTCGCAAAGTATTTGCAGATGGTTGCACCAGTGCCATTTGATTATGCGAAATTCCCATTTATTGAAAAGATTGAAAAATTTATCCGCGATGAAAAGTTACCATCTTTGCATGAATACAGGTTAAATATAAATAGTGATGAAATTCGTAAAGGATATGAAACACCGCTAGCTATAGATGATAATAAGACAATAGATATTTTGGATATAGTATGCAGAAAAGTTATATCAGGTGGAGAGACCATTGGGTGGTATTGGTTTTGTATCAGCAAATTTGAAGGTGTATTACCTAAAAAATGCTGGCAAAGAAATATTCGGCTTCGTAAGGCAAATATCCAGATTGGCGAAGCGGACTGCCTCTCAAATCACCCCAAGAGGGGCCAGGCTCTTTGGAAAGAAGATCGGGGTAATAATTATTTTTTAGGTGAAATTCATGCTTTGGATGATAACTTGATACCAAATTCCCGCCGGGATTATTTTAATCAAGATATGCCCTGTCGTAGATTTGAAATCGCCTTGCAAAGTGAGTTTTCTGGTTTATACCAGCTCTATCATGACGCCAGTACCGTCCGTTCAGCTTATAATCTTATGCGTGGGGCAAGTGTTGCACAAAAGGAATATGAAATTAAAGAGAAGAAAGGCGATTTTTTTGATTCGCAAGAACGGAATAAAGCACAAATAAAAGTGCAAACAGCTTTGGAAAAAGCCGAGGAAGCTAAAAAAACCATTGAAAAATTTCAAATTAAACTAAACTCTGGGGAGAAAGATGCTGAACCTCTGGCTCAAGTTGTTGATGTATATAGAAATGAAACCCGGGAAGATCGTATTCATGCTTTTGATCCGCCCGCTCGTCCCAAAAAAGGATATACCAAAGATGAGATCAAGAAGAATGTCAAAGATGTTCTTGATACAGTCTTTGAAGTGTTGAATAAAATGCTGCCTGAGGACGAAGCTGCCCCAATTCGTGAGGCAATCATTAAAAAAGTGATCGGTAAATGA
- a CDS encoding TatD family hydrolase has translation MKIIDIGINLMHSSFKSDREEVIRQAESLGVSPLIITGTGEKASREALQYAASMPGKLYATAGVHPHEARLCNDRTIANLKELAIKYKALAIGECGLDYNRDFSPRDIQRTWFEKQIELAVELQLPLFLHERDAFPDFSSLLKKYVGKVPAMVVHCFTGSEEALEKYLDLGCYIGLTGWICDERRGTHLANLVRKIPADKLMIETDAPFILPRDLPFKVTGRRNEPKYLPHIAETIARHTGKDPEQLAKETFDNTKRFFGI, from the coding sequence ATGAAGATAATTGATATTGGCATTAATCTGATGCATTCGTCATTCAAATCCGACAGGGAAGAAGTCATACGTCAGGCCGAATCCCTGGGCGTCTCACCTCTCATCATCACCGGTACCGGAGAAAAGGCCAGCAGGGAAGCTTTGCAATATGCCGCTTCCATGCCGGGGAAACTCTACGCCACCGCCGGTGTGCATCCCCACGAAGCGCGGCTTTGCAATGACAGGACAATTGCGAATCTTAAAGAATTGGCAATTAAATACAAGGCTTTAGCCATAGGCGAATGCGGCCTGGACTACAACCGGGATTTCTCTCCCCGGGACATTCAGCGCACGTGGTTCGAAAAGCAGATTGAATTGGCCGTAGAGCTTCAGCTTCCCCTCTTCCTCCACGAGCGTGATGCCTTCCCTGATTTCAGTTCCCTGCTTAAAAAATATGTGGGCAAGGTTCCTGCCATGGTAGTGCATTGCTTTACAGGTAGCGAAGAAGCGCTTGAAAAATACCTTGACCTGGGCTGCTACATAGGGCTCACGGGCTGGATATGCGACGAAAGGCGGGGTACGCATTTGGCAAATCTCGTAAGGAAGATCCCCGCAGATAAACTCATGATAGAAACCGACGCGCCTTTTATACTTCCCCGGGATCTTCCGTTTAAGGTAACAGGGAGACGCAACGAACCGAAATACCTTCCCCATATTGCAGAAACCATTGCCCGCCATACAGGTAAAGATCCCGAACAGCTTGCCAAAGAAACATTTGACAATACGAAGCGTTTTTTCGGCATATAA
- a CDS encoding GNAT family N-acetyltransferase: MAESKYHIKIHTSITEIPAQLWNSLVTPDTVPFLEWEWLAALEESGSIAPETGWQPLHFCLWESEKLIAAAPFYLKANSDGEYVYDYFWAEAAASMKRQWYPKLVGTVAATPAEGYRFLFASGIDSKTASAIILDAAESFCRKNGIVSLNILFADPEWAKDLSSLGFMPWEHSHFLWKNPGSRSFDDYLALFSKNQRKNIKKEYRSPAEQGVTIKIVTGEEAKEEHYRKMFELFTLTNDKFIPWDARWVNEDFFLSLEKTYRKGTAFVESSRNGRIIALAFLVRKGGRIWGRFWGAYEEVKNLHFAACYYTPMEWCIRERIHFFDPGAGSPHKIRRGFKSVIDRSWHKFFDPSLERLFKGNIANVNHYEEENRRLLNAELPFKQLE, translated from the coding sequence ATGGCGGAAAGCAAGTACCATATCAAAATCCATACGTCTATCACCGAAATACCGGCGCAGCTCTGGAACAGTTTGGTTACCCCCGATACAGTCCCCTTTCTCGAATGGGAATGGCTTGCGGCTTTGGAAGAATCGGGAAGCATAGCCCCTGAAACCGGCTGGCAGCCTCTCCACTTCTGTTTATGGGAGAGTGAAAAGCTTATAGCTGCTGCGCCATTTTATCTTAAAGCCAACAGCGATGGCGAATATGTGTACGATTACTTTTGGGCAGAAGCCGCAGCTTCCATGAAGAGGCAATGGTATCCCAAGCTGGTAGGAACTGTGGCTGCCACTCCCGCAGAAGGTTACCGTTTCCTCTTTGCCTCGGGTATTGACAGTAAAACTGCAAGCGCGATAATACTTGATGCGGCAGAATCTTTCTGCAGGAAAAACGGCATTGTAAGCCTCAATATTCTCTTCGCCGATCCTGAATGGGCTAAAGATCTAAGCAGCCTGGGATTTATGCCATGGGAACACTCGCACTTTCTCTGGAAAAACCCCGGGTCCCGCAGTTTCGACGATTACCTTGCATTGTTTTCAAAAAACCAGCGGAAAAATATCAAAAAAGAATACCGCAGCCCTGCAGAACAAGGGGTAACAATCAAAATTGTGACAGGTGAAGAAGCAAAAGAAGAACATTACCGGAAAATGTTTGAACTTTTCACGCTTACCAATGATAAATTCATACCCTGGGATGCCCGCTGGGTAAACGAAGATTTTTTCCTAAGCCTCGAAAAGACCTACCGCAAGGGGACTGCCTTTGTGGAGTCCAGCCGTAATGGCAGGATTATTGCCCTGGCATTCCTGGTCCGCAAGGGCGGCCGTATCTGGGGGCGTTTCTGGGGCGCTTATGAAGAAGTAAAGAACCTCCACTTTGCGGCCTGTTATTACACTCCTATGGAGTGGTGCATCAGGGAAAGGATACATTTTTTCGATCCCGGCGCAGGATCGCCTCATAAGATACGTAGGGGCTTTAAGTCGGTAATTGACAGAAGCTGGCATAAATTTTTTGACCCTTCATTGGAAAGGCTCTTCAAGGGAAATATAGCCAATGTCAATCACTATGAAGAAGAAAACAGGCGTCTCCTCAATGCAGAGCTGCCCTTTAAACAGCTCGAATAG
- a CDS encoding DGQHR domain-containing protein codes for MNTFPAIRILQPLGEFYLTAIPAEYLLKICFSHRHIRHDADEKGHVQDEGHQRRLSILRLNEISRYLETQDATLPGTIIIAANCKEDGTILDPNNGEENVKRWIIAPKEGDDREIVRINIPTTDKLGAVVDGQHRLWGFENVSDELKKILLPCAIFIDLPTPQQAAIFATINFNQKPVNKSQSYELFGYNLDDELEASWSPDKLAVFFARKLNIDNESPFKDHIKVAAQDDRVLEEINKLRQKEWSISTATIVEGILLLITKNAKQDRDILHKYPINSRSRKSLSNIRIHGEPPPFRGIYLAADHDIVIYKTLINFFSAANELFWGKENCGLIRKTAGVQALFRVLRELLPDQLEKNDLQQVTWISILEKAGKLDFSNITLFESSGRGRKRIQDAILVSIGKMSLGDIMDQDFRKYLENMNRGVNNV; via the coding sequence ATGAATACCTTTCCAGCAATTCGTATTCTCCAGCCCTTAGGTGAATTTTATTTAACGGCTATCCCAGCAGAATATTTACTGAAAATATGTTTCAGCCATCGTCATATTAGGCATGATGCAGATGAAAAAGGGCATGTTCAAGATGAAGGGCATCAAAGAAGGCTTAGCATACTGCGACTAAATGAAATATCTAGGTATCTTGAAACACAGGATGCAACATTGCCAGGAACTATTATAATTGCAGCAAACTGCAAAGAAGATGGCACTATCCTTGACCCAAATAATGGAGAGGAAAATGTAAAACGTTGGATAATTGCGCCAAAAGAAGGTGATGACCGAGAAATTGTTAGAATAAACATTCCAACTACAGATAAACTAGGTGCCGTTGTGGATGGACAACATCGATTATGGGGATTTGAAAATGTATCAGATGAATTGAAAAAAATCTTGTTGCCATGTGCTATATTTATTGATCTTCCTACACCTCAGCAGGCAGCCATTTTTGCAACGATTAATTTTAACCAAAAACCTGTAAATAAAAGTCAATCTTATGAATTATTTGGGTACAATCTTGATGATGAATTAGAAGCATCATGGTCCCCAGACAAGCTGGCCGTTTTTTTTGCACGTAAGTTAAATATTGACAATGAATCACCTTTTAAAGATCACATAAAAGTTGCAGCTCAAGACGATAGAGTTTTAGAAGAAATAAATAAATTGCGTCAAAAAGAATGGTCAATTTCTACTGCAACGATTGTGGAAGGCATTCTTTTATTAATTACTAAGAATGCCAAACAAGATCGTGATATTTTACATAAATATCCGATTAATTCCCGATCAAGAAAATCGCTCAGCAATATAAGAATACATGGAGAGCCTCCTCCATTTAGAGGAATATATTTGGCAGCAGATCACGATATTGTGATATACAAAACGCTTATTAATTTTTTTTCGGCGGCAAATGAACTTTTTTGGGGAAAGGAAAATTGTGGCTTGATTCGTAAGACTGCTGGAGTTCAAGCGTTGTTTAGAGTCCTCAGGGAATTATTGCCAGATCAGCTTGAGAAAAATGACTTGCAACAAGTAACTTGGATATCTATCTTGGAGAAGGCTGGAAAATTAGATTTTTCAAATATCACTCTTTTTGAATCTTCTGGAAGAGGGCGCAAACGTATCCAAGACGCAATTCTTGTTTCTATTGGTAAAATGAGTCTAGGCGATATTATGGATCAAGATTTTCGCAAATACCTTGAAAATATGAATAGAGGGGTTAATAATGTTTGA
- the deoD gene encoding purine-nucleoside phosphorylase, translating to MSIHIAAKAGEIADAILLPGDPLRAKFIAETFLENPKQYNEVRNMFGYTGTYKGKRVSVQGTGMGIPSISIYVNELFKDYGVKRAIRIGTAGSIQESLKIRDLVIAMSACTDSGANSIRFGGRNFAPTASFNLVKKAYDTAISKGWIPAVGPVVSSDMFYTENPEEWKLWAKYGCLALEMEAAELYTLAAKYGREALALLTISDSLVSHEITTPEERQTTFTRMMEVALETAIS from the coding sequence ATGTCCATACATATTGCAGCCAAAGCAGGAGAAATCGCTGACGCCATACTCCTCCCCGGAGATCCCCTGCGGGCAAAGTTCATCGCCGAAACCTTCCTCGAAAACCCAAAGCAGTACAACGAAGTGAGGAACATGTTCGGCTACACCGGAACCTACAAGGGCAAAAGAGTTTCAGTCCAGGGAACCGGCATGGGCATCCCCTCAATCTCGATATACGTGAACGAACTTTTTAAAGACTACGGCGTTAAACGTGCCATACGCATAGGCACCGCAGGCTCCATCCAGGAAAGCCTTAAAATCCGCGACCTGGTTATTGCCATGTCCGCCTGTACCGATTCAGGCGCCAACAGCATCCGCTTCGGGGGCCGCAATTTCGCCCCTACCGCCAGCTTCAACCTGGTCAAAAAAGCCTATGACACGGCGATCAGCAAAGGCTGGATTCCCGCCGTAGGCCCCGTGGTCTCATCCGATATGTTCTACACCGAAAACCCCGAAGAGTGGAAGCTCTGGGCCAAATACGGCTGCCTGGCTCTGGAAATGGAAGCCGCCGAGCTCTACACCCTGGCCGCCAAATACGGCCGCGAAGCCCTTGCCCTCCTCACCATCTCCGACAGCCTCGTAAGCCACGAAATCACTACCCCCGAGGAGCGCCAAACCACCTTTACCCGCATGATGGAAGTAGCCCTGGAGACCGCCATATCCTGA
- a CDS encoding hydantoinase/oxoprolinase family protein: MDSRIGIGIDTGGTYTDAVIYDFNEERILGTAKALTTRQDLAIGILEALDKLPPDRVKEAGLISLSTTLATNACVEDKGGRAKLIFLGGDKDVIGEFGSQYGLPPSDEIYIQESFTHFSGKIDRELDWELFEKGIEKEFGHLDGAGIIEIFAMKNNAAVEKKAMEVFKRKFDIPVVCGYELFSELNCLQRGSSTLLNARLFPVIKEFLLAIKKAMGERSITAPIVIMRSDGSLMSEEFASVRPVETLLCGPAASVAGGTWLANEANSVIVDMGGTTTDIALVKDGMPVRVTDGVSIGKWRTFVHGFYIKTFGLGGDTAIHYKYDNLFLEDYRVVPLCVAGRKDPRVIENLKKLVENYTAHSFYLHEHFILSNTIKDPARYTEAELRFCEALKNGPLSIREAAAACGTDIYNFKMDRLLKEGVVQICGLTPTDIMHINNDFSSYSREASLLGAEYMAYNLGISTQELCDRVYDEVKRRLYVNIVKMLLENQDKHYMKKGVDGEAEYFILQSYEAAKKGNKLLGLDFKTDFTLVGIGAPVHIFLNDVAKLLGTKVLIPEHFEVANALGAVVGNIYASYSVEIRPNYTNAGITGYIVFGYNRKISYKTLREAEDFAVQEAKAGAMDEAVRRGAKGEIAVSCDFHKNEGSARGGAVHLGTTVTAHAACSLGF, from the coding sequence ATGGACAGCAGAATAGGGATCGGCATCGATACCGGCGGTACATACACTGATGCGGTGATATATGATTTTAATGAGGAAAGGATTTTAGGGACTGCCAAAGCCCTGACCACAAGGCAGGATCTGGCTATAGGGATACTTGAAGCCCTGGACAAGCTCCCCCCGGACAGAGTTAAGGAGGCGGGGCTTATTTCCCTTTCTACTACCCTGGCAACCAATGCCTGTGTTGAGGACAAGGGGGGCAGGGCAAAGCTTATATTCCTTGGGGGCGACAAGGATGTAATTGGCGAATTCGGCAGCCAGTATGGCCTCCCGCCTTCTGATGAAATTTACATCCAGGAAAGCTTTACCCATTTTTCCGGAAAAATCGACAGGGAACTCGATTGGGAACTTTTTGAAAAAGGAATCGAAAAAGAATTCGGTCATCTTGACGGAGCGGGGATCATAGAAATTTTTGCCATGAAGAACAACGCGGCAGTCGAAAAGAAGGCCATGGAAGTCTTTAAGCGTAAATTTGATATCCCTGTGGTCTGCGGGTATGAACTTTTTTCTGAACTGAATTGCCTGCAGCGGGGGTCGAGCACTCTCCTTAATGCCAGGCTTTTTCCGGTTATCAAAGAATTTCTACTGGCGATAAAGAAAGCCATGGGAGAACGCAGTATTACTGCGCCAATAGTAATAATGCGAAGCGATGGCAGCCTTATGTCCGAAGAGTTTGCCTCTGTGCGCCCCGTGGAAACATTGCTGTGCGGCCCTGCTGCCAGTGTTGCAGGCGGTACCTGGCTTGCAAATGAGGCTAACAGCGTTATTGTCGATATGGGGGGCACTACCACCGATATTGCCCTGGTCAAGGACGGCATGCCGGTAAGGGTTACTGATGGCGTCAGCATTGGCAAGTGGCGGACTTTTGTTCACGGCTTCTATATCAAAACCTTTGGCCTTGGGGGCGATACAGCCATACATTATAAATATGACAATCTTTTCCTGGAAGATTACCGGGTCGTCCCCCTCTGTGTGGCGGGCAGAAAGGATCCAAGGGTAATAGAAAACTTGAAGAAGCTAGTTGAAAATTATACCGCCCATTCATTCTATCTTCATGAACACTTTATTCTTTCAAATACTATTAAGGACCCTGCCCGCTACACCGAAGCGGAACTGCGCTTTTGTGAAGCTTTGAAGAATGGCCCTCTTTCCATAAGGGAAGCGGCGGCTGCATGCGGCACTGATATTTATAATTTTAAAATGGACAGGCTGCTGAAAGAGGGAGTGGTTCAAATTTGCGGGCTTACCCCTACGGATATCATGCACATCAATAATGATTTTTCGAGTTATTCCCGGGAGGCTTCTCTCCTGGGGGCTGAATACATGGCTTATAATCTGGGTATTTCCACTCAGGAATTGTGCGACAGGGTTTACGATGAAGTAAAACGCAGGCTTTATGTAAATATTGTAAAGATGCTTCTCGAGAATCAGGACAAGCATTATATGAAAAAAGGCGTGGATGGGGAGGCTGAATATTTTATCCTTCAAAGTTATGAGGCTGCGAAGAAAGGAAATAAACTGCTAGGCCTGGATTTTAAAACTGATTTTACCCTTGTGGGCATCGGTGCGCCTGTTCATATTTTCTTGAATGATGTAGCAAAACTGCTGGGTACCAAGGTGCTTATTCCTGAGCATTTTGAAGTAGCCAATGCTTTGGGCGCGGTAGTTGGGAATATCTATGCCTCCTATTCTGTAGAGATTCGGCCTAATTACACTAATGCGGGAATCACGGGTTATATAGTTTTTGGCTATAACCGCAAAATCTCATATAAAACCCTTCGGGAAGCAGAGGATTTCGCAGTTCAAGAAGCCAAGGCGGGCGCGATGGATGAAGCGGTCAGGCGGGGTGCAAAAGGTGAAATTGCCGTAAGCTGTGATTTTCATAAGAATGAAGGTTCTGCAAGGGGAGGGGCAGTGCACTTGGGCACTACAGTTACTGCCCATGCTGCCTGTAGCTTGGGTTTTTAG
- a CDS encoding ATP-binding protein, whose product MSGKVIGRIAALEKCPTTIDNFCFWTDKDTLLNPFDVVVVDHLNDSKTYGVVEEISHITDSDSFLANFISNDFGQLDAVMNTDRIGMNYVAAKVVGNTKNIYIPVQNGAKVSLGLKDDIQTALGLDEIKNPVVCGYLEMYSGLDEDKVDLPVYVNSDFLIGPEGAHLNISGISGLATKTSYAMFLLNALQQQTLQQQAVSEDEKKKKKSVAYIFMNVKGRDLLSIDEPSENLTENDRVMYKSMGLSEAPFCNVKYFYPYGERGTVKSYVRSEILDHQIKSNQAKKFKFTFNEDNESLDLLFSNIEDPNQTIESIINYIISKQQPFDRVDSWESMLKEVQEMGSRGSDKGNKEISVMSWRKFRRIVRKSVETEKMFNDSVEESKGEVRLEEEIKKLKANDVFVVDIAKQDENMQAFVFGSVMQAVTKLKLGEFDEDMDEKQRRQIPDRIVIFVDELNKYASGDTPKSSPILRLLLDIAERGRSLGIILFSAEQFKSAIHKRITGNCSTHAYGRTNSIEVSDKTYSFVPATYKNMMTRLKQGHYIIQNPVFHSLLKIRFPMPLYKQDKGDN is encoded by the coding sequence ATGTCAGGAAAAGTAATTGGCAGAATCGCTGCCTTGGAAAAATGTCCGACAACAATAGACAACTTCTGTTTTTGGACCGACAAGGATACTCTCCTCAATCCTTTTGATGTCGTTGTAGTTGACCATTTAAACGATAGCAAGACATACGGTGTCGTGGAAGAAATTTCACATATTACCGATTCTGACAGTTTTCTTGCAAATTTTATATCCAATGATTTTGGACAATTAGACGCAGTAATGAATACTGACCGTATTGGAATGAATTATGTAGCGGCTAAAGTTGTTGGGAACACAAAGAACATCTATATCCCTGTTCAGAATGGTGCAAAAGTTTCGCTTGGATTAAAAGATGACATACAAACGGCATTGGGTTTAGATGAAATTAAGAACCCTGTTGTCTGCGGGTATCTGGAAATGTATAGCGGACTGGACGAGGACAAGGTTGATCTTCCTGTTTATGTCAATTCGGATTTCCTTATCGGGCCGGAAGGCGCACATTTGAATATTTCAGGAATCTCCGGGCTTGCTACAAAAACCTCGTATGCAATGTTCCTATTGAATGCCTTACAACAGCAAACTTTGCAGCAGCAGGCAGTTTCTGAAGATGAAAAAAAGAAAAAGAAAAGCGTCGCCTACATTTTTATGAATGTTAAGGGGCGCGATTTGCTTTCAATTGATGAGCCAAGTGAAAATTTGACTGAGAACGATCGGGTTATGTATAAAAGTATGGGATTATCAGAAGCTCCATTTTGTAATGTCAAATACTTTTATCCCTATGGTGAACGCGGGACAGTAAAAAGTTATGTTCGGTCAGAAATTCTTGACCACCAAATAAAGTCCAATCAAGCCAAGAAATTCAAGTTTACATTTAATGAAGATAATGAAAGCCTTGATTTGCTCTTTTCCAACATAGAAGATCCAAACCAGACAATAGAATCCATTATCAATTATATCATCTCCAAGCAACAGCCCTTTGATCGGGTTGATTCATGGGAAAGCATGCTCAAAGAAGTGCAGGAAATGGGCTCAAGAGGCAGTGATAAAGGGAATAAAGAAATATCAGTAATGAGCTGGCGTAAATTCAGACGTATTGTCCGTAAATCTGTGGAAACTGAAAAAATGTTTAATGACTCTGTAGAAGAGAGCAAAGGCGAAGTGCGGCTTGAAGAAGAAATCAAAAAGCTGAAAGCCAATGATGTATTTGTTGTTGATATTGCCAAACAAGATGAGAATATGCAGGCATTTGTTTTTGGTTCTGTGATGCAGGCAGTTACAAAACTCAAACTTGGTGAATTTGATGAGGATATGGACGAAAAGCAACGCAGGCAAATACCGGACCGTATTGTGATTTTTGTCGATGAATTGAACAAATACGCTTCAGGCGATACGCCAAAATCATCACCGATTTTAAGGCTTTTGCTTGATATCGCAGAGCGTGGCCGTTCATTGGGTATTATTCTATTTTCGGCAGAGCAGTTCAAGAGTGCAATCCACAAGAGAATAACAGGGAACTGTTCTACTCATGCCTATGGACGTACCAATAGTATTGAAGTCTCAGACAAAACATATTCGTTTGTACCTGCAACTTATAAAAATATGATGACTCGTCTGAAACAGGGGCATTATATAATCCAGAACCCGGTGTTTCATTCGCTTTTGAAAATCAGGTTCCCCATGCCGCTTTATAAACAAGATAAAGGAGATAATTAG
- a CDS encoding tRNA threonylcarbamoyladenosine dehydratase, producing the protein MVINPSFQRLALLTGLDTAKAIARTKVMVFGVGGVGSWCAEALVRSGIGSVTIIDSDTVCVTNINRQVQATSSTVGQMKTEVLEKRLKEINPGCEIISIPKVFSRQDRSLEETAEAYGIGNADYIIDAIDSLTNKLDLIETTAVTGVKLFSSMGMAQKLDPTRLKTADVWETEGCPLARLVRQGLRKRGFEGHFITVFSAEQLPQKNEIPVVCGSGKCLCPERDRSDPNAPVEWCSSKKIINGSAVPVTASAGMILASLVIRDVYDRFANTETP; encoded by the coding sequence ATGGTCATCAATCCAAGTTTTCAGCGCCTTGCCCTTCTCACAGGCCTCGATACCGCAAAAGCTATTGCCCGTACAAAAGTGATGGTCTTCGGAGTCGGAGGCGTGGGAAGCTGGTGCGCCGAAGCTTTGGTGCGTTCAGGAATCGGCAGTGTTACAATCATTGATTCAGATACGGTATGCGTTACCAATATTAACCGCCAGGTGCAGGCCACTAGTTCTACTGTGGGCCAAATGAAGACCGAGGTCCTGGAAAAGCGGCTTAAGGAAATCAACCCTGGCTGCGAAATAATTTCCATACCAAAAGTTTTTTCCAGGCAGGATCGAAGCCTCGAAGAAACCGCAGAAGCCTATGGCATTGGAAACGCCGATTATATTATCGATGCCATAGACAGCCTTACCAATAAGCTCGATCTTATTGAGACCACAGCGGTAACAGGGGTGAAGCTCTTTTCATCCATGGGAATGGCGCAGAAACTCGATCCTACCCGGCTCAAGACCGCCGATGTTTGGGAGACCGAAGGCTGTCCCTTGGCAAGGCTGGTCCGGCAGGGCCTGAGGAAGCGGGGCTTTGAAGGCCATTTTATTACTGTGTTCAGCGCCGAACAGCTTCCCCAAAAGAATGAAATCCCTGTGGTTTGCGGATCAGGCAAATGCCTCTGTCCTGAAAGGGACCGCTCTGATCCCAATGCGCCTGTAGAATGGTGCAGCAGCAAGAAAATAATCAACGGCAGCGCAGTTCCTGTTACCGCTTCTGCGGGGATGATTTTGGCAAGCCTGGTGATCCGGGACGTCTACGATCGCTTTGCCAACACGGAGACTCCGTGA